A genomic segment from Bradyrhizobium diazoefficiens USDA 110 encodes:
- a CDS encoding TetR/AcrR family transcriptional regulator produces MPKRSYVSSVRASAAAETRERIIAAGARLLRKDASIANFSLDVVAKAAGVTRLTVYNQFGSRRGLLEAVFDDIARQGGLFELADVMALPDPRAALDRVVAIFCTFWAHDPAIGGLNQAIATDPEFGNALVARNERRRELVTGLVTRITESRAAKRAMQDAVDLIFVLTSYPTFAALSPQRSTEEVCRLLQTACHAAVDASMADARAERKK; encoded by the coding sequence ATGCCGAAGCGCAGCTATGTGAGCTCGGTCCGCGCCTCCGCGGCCGCGGAGACGCGCGAACGCATCATCGCGGCCGGCGCGCGCCTGCTGCGCAAGGATGCGAGCATCGCGAACTTCTCGCTCGACGTGGTGGCGAAGGCGGCCGGCGTCACGCGGCTGACCGTCTACAACCAGTTCGGATCCCGGCGCGGACTGCTGGAGGCCGTGTTCGACGACATCGCACGGCAGGGCGGGCTGTTCGAACTGGCCGACGTGATGGCGCTGCCGGATCCACGCGCCGCGCTCGATCGCGTCGTCGCGATCTTCTGCACCTTCTGGGCGCACGACCCCGCGATCGGCGGCCTCAACCAGGCGATCGCAACCGATCCCGAATTCGGCAATGCGCTGGTCGCGCGCAACGAACGGCGGCGTGAGCTTGTGACGGGACTGGTGACACGCATCACCGAGAGCCGTGCCGCAAAGCGGGCCATGCAGGATGCCGTCGACCTGATCTTCGTACTGACGAGCTATCCGACCTTCGCGGCGCTGAGCCCGCAACGGTCGACGGAGGAGGTCTGCCGCCTGTTGCAGACGGCGTGCCACGCCGCTGTGGATGCGTCGATGGCGGATGCGCGCGCGGAGCGGAAGAAATAG
- a CDS encoding ABC transporter substrate-binding protein, translating to MRNDLTRRDALALGLSAATFAATGAAAQTPPSQIKAADVPAPKLAIEKGASLRMLRPVRFVQADEDVFRANAAKFTKETGVEVKVDFVGWEDINQQTAVTANSGAGPDIIIGFSDAPHIYIDKLIELTDVADYVGKRYGGWLPLAQRYGKRNKSDAWIGLPFGATAGPLIYRKSILQSVGFDKVPEDHAGIVDLCQKLQKAGKPAGFALGNAKGDGNGFANWALWSHNAALLDEEGNVTINSKETIAALNWVKQLYPTFIAGTTSWNDVSNNRAYSSQEIALTANGVSLYFSLKNDPATKAIADDSEHQLLPKGVAKISPMAGLTLNAMVFKHSQYPNAAKAFLQYMLEKDQYEPWLNANSGYWAQPLAAYADAAVWSQDPKVKLFKDTMNSTYYDGYRGPISTATGAVSADYVLIQMCASVATGAATPEAAAAEAEQRCKRYFRRQK from the coding sequence ATGAGGAACGACCTTACACGTCGTGACGCCTTGGCGCTGGGCCTGTCCGCTGCGACGTTCGCGGCAACCGGTGCTGCGGCGCAAACACCGCCATCACAGATCAAGGCCGCCGATGTGCCGGCCCCCAAGCTCGCGATCGAGAAGGGCGCGAGCCTGCGCATGCTGCGGCCGGTGCGGTTCGTCCAGGCCGACGAGGACGTGTTTCGCGCCAATGCGGCCAAGTTCACCAAGGAGACCGGGGTCGAGGTCAAGGTCGACTTCGTCGGCTGGGAGGACATCAACCAGCAGACCGCGGTGACGGCCAATTCCGGTGCCGGCCCCGACATCATCATCGGCTTCTCCGATGCTCCGCACATCTACATCGACAAGCTGATCGAGCTGACCGACGTCGCCGACTATGTCGGCAAGCGTTACGGCGGCTGGCTGCCGCTGGCGCAGCGCTACGGCAAGAGGAACAAGAGCGACGCCTGGATCGGACTGCCGTTCGGCGCCACCGCGGGTCCGCTGATCTACCGCAAGTCGATCCTGCAATCGGTCGGCTTCGACAAGGTGCCGGAGGACCACGCCGGCATCGTCGACCTCTGCCAGAAGCTGCAGAAGGCCGGCAAGCCGGCCGGCTTCGCGCTCGGCAACGCCAAGGGCGACGGCAACGGTTTTGCGAACTGGGCACTGTGGTCACACAACGCCGCCCTGCTCGACGAAGAGGGTAACGTCACCATCAACAGCAAGGAGACGATTGCCGCGCTGAACTGGGTCAAGCAGCTCTACCCGACCTTCATCGCCGGCACGACCTCGTGGAACGACGTCAGCAACAACCGCGCCTACTCCTCGCAGGAGATCGCGCTGACCGCCAACGGCGTCTCGCTGTACTTCTCGCTGAAGAACGATCCGGCGACCAAGGCGATCGCCGACGACAGCGAGCATCAGTTGCTGCCGAAGGGCGTCGCCAAGATCTCGCCGATGGCGGGCCTGACGTTGAACGCCATGGTGTTCAAGCACAGCCAGTATCCCAACGCCGCAAAGGCCTTCCTGCAATACATGCTGGAAAAGGACCAGTACGAGCCGTGGCTCAATGCCAACTCCGGCTACTGGGCCCAGCCGCTGGCCGCCTATGCCGATGCCGCCGTGTGGTCGCAGGACCCCAAGGTGAAGCTGTTCAAGGACACCATGAACAGCACCTATTATGACGGCTACAGGGGCCCGATCTCGACGGCGACCGGCGCCGTCAGCGCCGACTACGTGCTGATTCAGATGTGCGCGTCGGTCGCGACCGGCGCTGCCACGCCGGAAGCCGCAGCCGCGGAAGCCGAACAGCGCTGCAAGCGGTACTTCCGGCGGCAGAAGTAA
- a CDS encoding methyl-accepting chemotaxis protein, whose translation MKLSNLKIAPKLGILVGVTLFGLCISGVLAGYLMKQEMVNARIDQAKAIVELGRNYAAALKKRVDAGEMTKDAAMAELRRYGNAMTYDNGAGYLFGTSYDGITQLAPDPKQIGANRMDVVTNGRRLSVELMDGVKANGSILLYYEYVKPGQEKPIRKLGYAVAVPGFDMYLGTGAYLDDIDAKMGPVYWVLGLAMLGIVIVAGSVAWMIGRSISRPLALLGMRMEDLADGKLEGDIPGVGRGDEVGAMASTVQIFKDNAVRIRDLEKTEADAKERAAADRRSAMEEIANDFERSVNGIVRSVSSAAAGMQSTAQSMTATASNASSRAATVGAASQKASGNVGTVAAAAEELSSSVAEISRQVTRSTEVASRAVNDAERTNATVQELSTGAEKIGEVVKLIHSIAAQTNLLALNATIEAARAGESGRGFAVVASEVKALANQTAKATEEISAQVAAMQTSTSDAVAAIGGITQTIAEMSEITAGISASIEQQGEATREIARNIQSVAAGSSEINANIGSVTSAAEATGTAATDVLTNARELDSQSGALRSAVDGFLAKVRAA comes from the coding sequence GTGAAGTTGAGCAATCTGAAGATCGCCCCCAAGCTTGGCATCCTTGTCGGTGTTACCCTGTTCGGCCTGTGCATTTCCGGAGTTCTCGCCGGCTACCTGATGAAGCAGGAGATGGTGAATGCGCGCATCGACCAGGCCAAGGCGATCGTCGAGTTGGGGCGCAACTACGCCGCTGCGCTGAAGAAGCGCGTCGATGCCGGCGAGATGACGAAGGACGCGGCCATGGCCGAGCTTCGCCGCTACGGCAATGCGATGACCTACGACAACGGTGCGGGCTACCTGTTCGGCACGTCCTATGACGGCATCACGCAGCTTGCCCCCGATCCGAAGCAGATCGGCGCCAACCGCATGGATGTGGTGACCAACGGCCGCAGGCTGTCCGTCGAGCTGATGGATGGCGTCAAGGCCAATGGTTCGATCCTGCTGTATTATGAATATGTGAAGCCCGGCCAGGAGAAGCCCATCCGCAAGCTCGGCTACGCCGTCGCGGTGCCCGGCTTCGACATGTATCTCGGCACCGGGGCCTATCTCGACGATATCGACGCCAAGATGGGCCCGGTCTATTGGGTGCTCGGCCTCGCCATGCTTGGCATCGTCATCGTCGCCGGCAGCGTCGCCTGGATGATCGGCCGCAGCATCAGCCGTCCGCTGGCGCTGCTCGGCATGCGCATGGAGGATCTCGCCGACGGCAAGCTCGAGGGTGACATTCCCGGCGTCGGCCGCGGCGACGAGGTCGGCGCAATGGCCTCGACCGTTCAGATCTTCAAGGACAATGCGGTCCGTATTCGTGATCTCGAGAAGACCGAGGCGGACGCCAAGGAACGCGCCGCGGCGGATCGTCGCAGCGCGATGGAAGAGATCGCCAACGACTTCGAACGCAGCGTCAACGGTATCGTCCGCTCGGTCTCCTCGGCCGCGGCCGGCATGCAGAGCACGGCGCAGTCGATGACGGCGACCGCGAGCAATGCCTCGTCGCGCGCGGCGACCGTCGGCGCGGCCTCGCAGAAGGCCTCGGGCAATGTCGGCACGGTTGCCGCCGCCGCAGAAGAGCTGTCGAGCTCGGTTGCGGAAATCTCCCGCCAGGTGACGCGTTCGACCGAAGTGGCGAGCCGGGCGGTCAACGACGCCGAGCGCACCAACGCCACGGTGCAGGAGCTCTCCACCGGCGCGGAGAAGATCGGCGAGGTGGTCAAGCTCATTCATTCGATCGCGGCGCAGACCAACCTGCTCGCGCTCAACGCCACCATCGAGGCGGCCCGCGCCGGCGAGTCCGGCCGCGGCTTCGCCGTCGTCGCCTCCGAGGTCAAGGCGCTCGCCAACCAGACCGCGAAGGCCACCGAGGAAATCTCCGCCCAGGTCGCGGCGATGCAGACCTCGACCAGCGATGCGGTCGCGGCGATCGGCGGCATCACCCAGACGATTGCCGAGATGAGCGAGATCACGGCGGGCATTTCCGCCTCGATCGAGCAGCAGGGCGAGGCGACCCGCGAGATCGCCCGCAACATCCAGTCGGTCGCCGCCGGCTCGAGCGAGATCAACGCGAATATCGGCAGCGTCACCTCGGCCGCGGAAGCGACCGGCACCGCCGCCACCGACGTGCTCACCAACGCCCGCGAGCTGGACAGCCAGTCCGGCGCGCTACGCAGCGCGGTGGACGGCTTCCTCGCCAAGGTGCGCGCGGCGTAA
- a CDS encoding Bug family tripartite tricarboxylate transporter substrate binding protein, with translation MLSALIRNLRTIGTAALCLAASTAAEADNYPSRNITLVLPFAAGSGTDTTTRLISQHLSQALGVGIVIENKAGANGMIAATFVARAAPDGYTLLVTTNTTHSANPYLLKSLTYDPVKDFTPIARTGDLPFMLVIHPEVPAKTVGELVAYGKANPGKLSYASGSSSAIVSGATFAHNAGLDLLHVPYKSSPPALNDVMGGRVSMMFVDILTGLPHVNGNALRALAVTTKDRSPLVPNLPSMQEAGVPDFDISSWQGYFGPAGMPKEIVTRLNAEIRKIVEKPEIKAQLATLGMDAFSGTPEQLGTFVNEQLVLWEKLIREAGIEKQ, from the coding sequence ATGCTTTCAGCGTTGATTCGAAACCTGCGCACCATCGGCACGGCCGCGCTCTGCCTCGCCGCCTCGACCGCCGCAGAGGCCGACAATTACCCCAGCCGCAACATCACGCTGGTGCTGCCGTTCGCCGCCGGCAGCGGCACCGACACCACGACCCGGCTGATCTCGCAGCATCTGTCGCAGGCGCTGGGCGTCGGCATCGTGATCGAGAACAAGGCGGGCGCCAACGGCATGATCGCGGCAACTTTTGTCGCGCGCGCCGCCCCCGACGGCTACACGCTGCTGGTGACGACCAACACGACGCATTCGGCCAATCCCTACCTGCTCAAGAGCCTCACTTACGATCCGGTCAAGGATTTCACCCCGATCGCGCGCACCGGCGATTTGCCCTTCATGCTGGTCATTCACCCCGAGGTGCCGGCCAAGACCGTCGGCGAGCTGGTCGCCTACGGCAAGGCCAATCCGGGCAAGCTGAGCTACGCTTCGGGCTCGTCGTCGGCGATCGTGTCGGGGGCGACGTTCGCGCACAATGCCGGGCTCGACCTGCTGCACGTGCCCTACAAGAGCTCGCCGCCGGCGCTCAACGACGTCATGGGCGGCCGCGTCTCGATGATGTTCGTGGACATCCTGACCGGCCTGCCGCACGTCAACGGCAACGCGCTGCGCGCGCTCGCCGTCACCACCAAGGACCGCTCTCCGCTGGTGCCGAACCTGCCCTCGATGCAGGAGGCCGGCGTGCCGGACTTCGACATCTCCTCGTGGCAGGGCTATTTCGGTCCGGCCGGCATGCCGAAGGAGATCGTGACGCGGCTCAACGCCGAGATCAGGAAGATCGTCGAGAAGCCGGAGATCAAGGCGCAACTCGCCACCCTCGGCATGGATGCCTTCTCGGGCACGCCGGAACAGCTCGGCACCTTCGTGAACGAGCAGCTGGTGCTGTGGGAAAAGCTGATCCGGGAAGCGGGGATCGAGAAGCAGTAG
- a CDS encoding DUF1330 domain-containing protein has translation MLNIKGLEGLDRHAPVVMLNLMRFHARSRDGDGSGWDAYLRYSAITVPMIKARGGTLLWTGEAKAVALGPQPGNDWDFVALVHYPTVAAFLDMMTSEAYEREADPHRVNGCAEHVIIATSEAYSKFKMK, from the coding sequence ATGTTGAACATCAAGGGCCTGGAAGGGCTCGACCGGCATGCGCCGGTGGTGATGCTGAACCTGATGCGCTTCCACGCGCGCTCGCGCGACGGTGACGGTTCGGGCTGGGACGCCTATTTGCGCTACAGCGCGATCACCGTTCCCATGATCAAAGCACGCGGCGGCACACTGCTCTGGACCGGCGAGGCCAAGGCGGTCGCGCTCGGCCCGCAACCGGGCAATGACTGGGATTTCGTCGCGCTGGTCCACTACCCCACCGTCGCAGCCTTTCTCGACATGATGACGTCGGAGGCCTACGAGCGTGAAGCCGACCCCCACCGCGTCAACGGCTGCGCCGAGCACGTCATCATCGCGACGAGCGAGGCGTACAGCAAGTTCAAGATGAAGTAG
- a CDS encoding carbohydrate ABC transporter permease — protein MTDTVAQATPDTKAAPDTMAWDSGLRRLMMIYLPLGCFVLILLFPFYWMAITSFKPNAELMNYKAHNPFWISSPTLAHIKHLLFDTAYPRWLWTTMLVAIGSTTLSLIASTLAAYAIERLRFRGSPYVGLGIYLAYLVPPSILFIPLATVVVQFGLFDSPMALILVYPTFLVPFCTWLLIGYFKSIPYELEECALVDGATRLQILRRITLPLAVPGLISAGIFSFTLSWNEFIYALAFIQSGANKTVPVAILTELVTGDVYQWGALMAGSLLGSLPVAIFYSLFVDYYVSSLTGAVKE, from the coding sequence ATGACTGATACGGTCGCGCAAGCCACACCCGACACCAAGGCGGCGCCCGACACCATGGCCTGGGATTCCGGGCTGCGGCGGCTGATGATGATCTACCTGCCGCTCGGCTGCTTCGTGCTGATCCTGCTGTTTCCGTTCTACTGGATGGCGATCACCTCGTTCAAGCCGAACGCCGAGCTGATGAACTACAAGGCGCACAATCCGTTCTGGATCTCCTCGCCGACGCTGGCGCACATCAAGCACCTGCTGTTCGACACCGCCTATCCGCGCTGGCTGTGGACGACGATGCTGGTTGCGATCGGCTCGACCACGCTGTCGCTGATCGCGAGCACGCTTGCCGCCTATGCGATCGAACGCCTGCGCTTCCGCGGCAGCCCCTATGTCGGCCTCGGCATCTATCTCGCCTACCTCGTGCCGCCGTCGATCCTGTTCATTCCGCTCGCCACCGTCGTGGTGCAGTTCGGCCTGTTCGACTCACCGATGGCGCTGATCCTGGTCTACCCGACCTTCCTGGTGCCGTTCTGCACTTGGCTCCTGATCGGTTATTTCAAGTCGATCCCCTACGAGCTCGAGGAATGCGCGCTGGTCGACGGCGCGACGCGGCTCCAGATCCTGCGCCGGATCACGCTGCCGCTCGCCGTGCCCGGCCTGATCTCGGCCGGCATCTTCTCCTTCACGCTGTCCTGGAACGAGTTCATCTATGCGCTCGCCTTCATCCAGAGCGGCGCCAACAAGACCGTGCCGGTCGCGATCCTGACCGAGCTCGTCACCGGCGACGTCTACCAATGGGGCGCGCTGATGGCGGGCTCGCTGCTCGGCTCGCTGCCGGTTGCGATCTTCTACTCGCTGTTCGTGGATTACTACGTGTCCTCGCTGACCGGCGCGGTAAAGGAGTAA
- a CDS encoding C-terminal binding protein, translating into MPKYRVVTPKGASFTVAGSDYSYEREALDPIDAEIIEAPANEAEFIAAAKNADAIYAKGIPITKSIIDALESCKVITLGSVGVDSVDVKAATARGIPVTNIPDTFIEEVADHAMMLLLAGFRRLVEQDRMVRSGRWAEGRPALLKIPRLMGQTLGFISFGRVARAVAKRAAPFGLRMMAYDPFIQETLMYDHGVIPATLNEVLSQSDFVSMHAPARPEVHHMLTEKHFRQMKKGSIFINTGRGATVDEESLIKALQEGWIAHAALDVLEKEPPSHNNPILSMENVTLTAHVASASARFDEARKRRVGYELSLVLQGMWPVSCVNPSVLQSTALRRWQPVSMDRGPNS; encoded by the coding sequence ATGCCGAAATACAGGGTGGTGACGCCGAAGGGCGCGAGCTTCACGGTCGCGGGCAGCGATTATTCCTACGAGCGCGAGGCGCTCGATCCGATCGACGCCGAGATCATCGAAGCCCCGGCCAACGAGGCCGAGTTCATTGCCGCCGCGAAAAACGCCGACGCCATCTATGCCAAGGGCATCCCGATCACCAAGTCGATCATCGACGCACTGGAGAGCTGCAAGGTCATCACGCTCGGCTCGGTCGGCGTGGACAGCGTCGACGTGAAGGCCGCCACCGCGCGCGGCATTCCCGTCACCAACATCCCCGACACCTTCATCGAGGAGGTCGCCGACCACGCCATGATGCTGCTGCTCGCCGGCTTCCGCCGCCTGGTCGAGCAGGACAGGATGGTGCGCAGCGGCCGCTGGGCCGAGGGCCGGCCGGCGTTGCTGAAGATCCCGCGGCTGATGGGCCAGACGCTCGGCTTCATCTCGTTCGGACGCGTCGCGCGAGCGGTTGCCAAGCGCGCCGCGCCTTTCGGCCTGCGCATGATGGCCTACGACCCCTTCATCCAGGAAACGCTGATGTACGACCACGGCGTCATCCCCGCGACGCTGAACGAGGTGCTGTCGCAATCCGACTTCGTATCGATGCACGCGCCCGCGCGGCCCGAAGTGCACCACATGCTGACCGAGAAGCACTTCCGGCAGATGAAGAAGGGCTCGATCTTCATCAACACCGGTCGCGGCGCCACGGTGGACGAGGAGAGCCTGATCAAGGCGCTGCAGGAGGGCTGGATCGCGCACGCCGCCCTCGACGTGCTGGAGAAGGAGCCGCCCTCGCACAACAATCCCATCCTCAGCATGGAGAACGTGACCCTGACCGCCCATGTCGCCTCGGCCTCGGCACGGTTCGACGAGGCACGCAAGCGCCGCGTGGGCTACGAATTGTCACTGGTGCTTCAGGGCATGTGGCCGGTAAGCTGCGTCAATCCGTCGGTACTGCAAAGCACCGCGCTCCGCCGCTGGCAGCCCGTCAGCATGGATCGCGGACCGAACAGCTAG
- a CDS encoding carbohydrate ABC transporter permease, with translation MSVTTLPPLALAQRQPSWLVRLFDYKPFLIVMCLAPAIGLLAVFLTYPLGLGIWLAFTDTTIGRKGDYVGLENFQYLLTDPLWWNAVFYSVVYTGIATFGKFALGFWLALLLNNHFPFKSLLRAIILLPWIVPTVLSALAFWWIYDPQFSIISYLLVDVLHWRSSNIDFLGSPWPARFSLIVANIWRGIPFVAISLLAGLQTISPSLYEAAMLDGASAWQRFRYITFPMMMPILAIVMTFSIIFTFTDFQLVYAITRGGPGNSTHLLATLAFQRGIAGGELGEGAAIAVSMIPFLVFATLFSYFGLARRKWQQGESND, from the coding sequence ATGTCCGTGACCACACTTCCCCCTCTCGCCCTGGCCCAGCGGCAGCCGTCCTGGCTGGTGCGCCTGTTCGACTACAAGCCGTTCCTGATCGTGATGTGCCTTGCGCCCGCGATCGGGCTGCTGGCGGTCTTCCTGACCTATCCGCTCGGCCTCGGCATCTGGCTCGCCTTCACCGACACCACGATCGGCCGCAAGGGCGACTATGTCGGCCTGGAAAACTTCCAGTATCTGCTCACCGACCCCCTGTGGTGGAACGCGGTATTCTACAGCGTGGTCTACACGGGCATAGCGACGTTCGGGAAGTTCGCGCTCGGCTTCTGGCTGGCGCTCCTGCTCAACAACCATTTTCCGTTCAAGAGCCTGCTGCGGGCGATCATTCTCCTGCCCTGGATCGTGCCGACGGTGCTCTCGGCGCTGGCGTTCTGGTGGATCTACGATCCGCAATTCTCGATCATCTCCTATCTCCTGGTCGACGTGCTGCACTGGCGGTCGAGCAACATCGACTTCCTCGGCTCGCCCTGGCCGGCGCGCTTCTCGCTGATCGTCGCCAATATCTGGCGCGGCATTCCCTTCGTCGCGATCTCGCTGCTGGCGGGCCTCCAGACCATCTCGCCCTCGCTCTACGAGGCTGCGATGCTCGACGGCGCCAGCGCCTGGCAGCGCTTCCGCTACATCACCTTCCCGATGATGATGCCGATCCTCGCCATCGTGATGACGTTCTCGATCATCTTCACCTTCACCGACTTCCAGCTCGTCTACGCCATCACCCGCGGCGGCCCCGGCAACTCCACCCATTTGCTGGCAACGCTGGCCTTCCAGCGCGGCATTGCCGGTGGCGAGCTCGGCGAAGGCGCCGCCATCGCGGTGTCGATGATCCCGTTCCTGGTGTTCGCGACGCTGTTCTCCTATTTCGGCCTGGCGCGCCGCAAATGGCAGCAGGGAGAGAGCAATGACTGA
- a CDS encoding MBL fold metallo-hydrolase: MGSPNSLSRRGFCLCCVGGATFAASAGWLTPREAYAEARGLVSLIKDSAAISPITASRLRNNISVLEGSGGNIAVLTGSDGKLLVDAGIRVSRAQLTNALAGLGTDPVTHLVNTHWHFDHADGNEWLHSAGAKIIAHENTRKHLLGVQRVEDWDYNFLPLGPGGIPSEVFAGSHKLGLNGASISLKYFGPAHTDSDVSVTFVEANIVHVGDTFWNGIYPFIDYSTGGSIDGMIAACDANLAATDKDTIIIPGHGKPVSNKAELQAFRDMLVAIRDNVARLKAQGRTWDETVAAKPTAAFDAQWGQFVIDPGFFTRLVYQGV, from the coding sequence ATGGGATCGCCAAATTCGTTATCGCGGCGCGGCTTTTGCCTGTGTTGCGTCGGCGGCGCCACGTTCGCCGCCTCCGCCGGATGGCTCACACCGCGCGAGGCCTACGCCGAGGCGCGCGGCCTCGTCAGCCTGATCAAGGACAGTGCGGCAATTTCTCCGATCACGGCCTCCAGGCTTCGCAACAATATCAGCGTGCTCGAAGGCTCCGGCGGCAACATCGCCGTCCTGACCGGGTCCGACGGCAAGCTCCTGGTCGATGCCGGCATCCGCGTGTCGCGCGCCCAGCTCACCAATGCGCTGGCCGGTCTCGGCACCGATCCCGTCACCCATCTCGTCAACACCCACTGGCATTTCGACCATGCCGACGGCAATGAGTGGCTGCATTCGGCCGGCGCGAAGATCATCGCACACGAGAACACCCGGAAGCACCTCCTCGGCGTTCAGCGCGTCGAAGACTGGGACTACAATTTCCTTCCGCTCGGACCCGGCGGGATTCCGAGCGAAGTGTTTGCCGGCAGCCACAAGCTCGGTCTCAACGGCGCCTCGATCAGCCTGAAATATTTCGGGCCCGCACACACCGACAGCGACGTCTCCGTCACCTTCGTGGAAGCCAACATCGTCCACGTCGGCGACACATTCTGGAACGGCATCTATCCGTTCATCGACTATTCGACCGGCGGCAGCATCGACGGGATGATCGCGGCATGCGACGCCAATCTCGCGGCGACCGACAAGGATACGATCATCATTCCCGGTCATGGCAAGCCGGTCAGCAACAAGGCCGAGCTTCAGGCGTTCCGCGACATGCTGGTCGCGATCCGCGACAACGTCGCCCGGCTGAAGGCGCAGGGACGCACCTGGGACGAAACCGTCGCGGCGAAGCCAACCGCGGCCTTCGACGCGCAATGGGGGCAGTTCGTGATCGACCCCGGCTTCTTCACCAGGCTGGTCTACCAAGGCGTTTGA
- a CDS encoding DMT family transporter, giving the protein MTTASPAPPASNPASWLNNQPYLLLSLSSLFWAGNIVLARHVGAHVPPLTVTTIRWFGVFLILLPFAWPHLKRDWPALRKSLPLMLFLSLVGFAFNNAISYWALQYTEALNALLIQSAGPLFVALWSLALFGVRLTAAQLAGIAISLLGVLTIILRGDLSALASISFNRGDIMFASSLVAFGLYSAFIPRRPKVHQLSFLSFTTCCGAIMLLPTAVWEAWSGNVMQFDGVTLATFGYILIFPSTLAYLFFNRGVALIGPNRAAPFFHLVPVFGSAMAILLLGEKLQPFHLIGYALVLAGVVIASRQGAAVK; this is encoded by the coding sequence ATGACGACCGCTTCGCCCGCGCCACCAGCCTCGAATCCGGCCAGTTGGCTCAACAACCAGCCCTATCTGCTGCTCAGCCTGAGCTCGTTGTTCTGGGCCGGCAACATCGTGCTCGCGCGCCATGTCGGCGCGCATGTGCCGCCGCTGACGGTGACCACGATCCGCTGGTTCGGCGTGTTCCTCATCCTGCTGCCGTTCGCCTGGCCGCATCTGAAGCGCGACTGGCCGGCTCTGCGCAAGAGCCTGCCCCTGATGCTGTTCCTGTCGCTGGTGGGTTTTGCCTTCAACAACGCGATCTCGTACTGGGCGCTGCAATACACGGAAGCGCTGAACGCGCTGCTGATCCAGTCGGCCGGACCGCTGTTCGTCGCGCTGTGGTCGCTGGCGCTGTTCGGCGTGCGGCTGACGGCTGCGCAGCTCGCCGGCATCGCGATCTCGCTTCTCGGCGTGCTGACCATCATCCTGCGCGGCGATCTCTCCGCCCTTGCCAGCATCAGCTTCAACAGGGGCGACATCATGTTCGCGTCCTCGCTGGTGGCATTCGGACTCTACTCCGCCTTCATCCCGCGCCGGCCGAAGGTCCATCAGCTCTCCTTCCTGTCCTTCACGACCTGCTGTGGCGCGATCATGCTGCTGCCCACCGCCGTCTGGGAGGCCTGGAGCGGCAACGTCATGCAATTCGATGGGGTGACGCTGGCAACGTTCGGCTACATCCTGATCTTCCCCTCGACGCTCGCCTATCTCTTCTTCAACCGCGGCGTGGCGCTGATCGGACCGAACCGGGCCGCGCCGTTCTTCCATCTGGTGCCGGTGTTCGGCTCGGCGATGGCGATCCTGCTGCTCGGCGAAAAGCTCCAGCCGTTTCACCTGATCGGCTACGCGCTGGTGCTCGCCGGCGTCGTCATCGCCTCGCGCCAGGGCGCGGCGGTGAAATAA